In the genome of Rhodoplanes sp. Z2-YC6860, one region contains:
- a CDS encoding Bug family tripartite tricarboxylate transporter substrate binding protein: MSKMTPALVAAALVASAVPTAAQDWPTRPLTIVVPYGPGSGADVLGRIIAPQMSESLGQPVIIENVPGGGGMIGSARVAKAAPDGYQSVIGTAGTHAQNQFLYKNPPYQPSDFAPVVLIADQPFVLITRKDLPVNNLQDFIAYAKANQNSLKYGSPGTGSAGHLACALFNNAIGADIIHVPYRGAAQAMTDLLAGVIDYQCAVVAVVLPQLDGKTIKPLALLAPERSPFLPGIPSSAEQGLPDFDASTWNALFLPKATPPAIVQKLNKAAVTAMQTPAVRDRLRSIGAEPPAGEQASVDYMTKLVASDVQKWAAPIRAANINIE, from the coding sequence ATGTCGAAAATGACGCCCGCTCTTGTCGCCGCGGCGCTCGTTGCGTCCGCGGTCCCAACCGCAGCGCAGGACTGGCCGACACGGCCGTTGACCATTGTCGTGCCATACGGGCCAGGGTCCGGCGCCGATGTGCTCGGGCGCATCATCGCGCCGCAGATGTCGGAATCGCTGGGCCAGCCGGTGATCATCGAAAACGTCCCCGGAGGCGGCGGCATGATCGGCAGCGCGCGCGTCGCCAAGGCTGCGCCCGATGGCTATCAGTCGGTGATTGGCACAGCGGGAACTCACGCGCAAAATCAGTTCCTCTACAAGAATCCACCTTATCAGCCGTCGGATTTTGCGCCGGTCGTGCTGATTGCGGATCAGCCGTTTGTGCTGATCACCCGCAAGGATCTACCCGTCAACAATCTGCAGGATTTCATCGCCTACGCGAAAGCCAACCAGAACAGCCTGAAATACGGCTCGCCCGGCACCGGCTCCGCGGGCCATCTCGCCTGCGCACTGTTCAACAATGCCATCGGCGCCGACATCATCCACGTTCCGTATCGCGGCGCCGCGCAAGCGATGACCGACTTGCTCGCTGGCGTGATCGATTACCAGTGCGCCGTGGTTGCGGTGGTGTTGCCGCAGCTCGATGGCAAAACCATCAAGCCGCTTGCATTGCTGGCGCCCGAGCGCTCGCCGTTCCTGCCAGGCATTCCGTCGAGCGCCGAGCAGGGGCTGCCGGATTTCGACGCCTCGACGTGGAACGCGCTGTTCCTGCCGAAGGCGACGCCGCCGGCGATCGTGCAAAAGCTCAACAAGGCCGCCGTCACGGCCATGCAGACACCGGCTGTGCGGGACCGGCTTCGTTCGATCGGTGCGGAGCCGCCGGCCG
- a CDS encoding ABC transporter ATP-binding protein — protein sequence MSEPLLAVDNIETRYGLSQVLFGISLAIAPGEMVTLMGRNGMGKTTTVRSIMGLTPAMAGSIRFGGKEIAGLPSFRVAKLGIGLVPEGRQIFPNLTTRENLVATAANFGKAADPWTLDKVLELFPHLGERLSNMGNLLSGGEQQMLAIGRALMTNPRLLILDEATEGLAPLIRAEIWSCLTRLKAAGQSILVIDKNVEALTRIADRHYIIERGKVVWSGNSAALAAAPDVQHQYLGI from the coding sequence ATGTCTGAGCCGCTGCTTGCCGTCGACAACATTGAGACTCGTTACGGCTTGAGCCAGGTGTTGTTCGGCATCTCGCTCGCCATCGCGCCCGGCGAGATGGTGACCTTGATGGGCCGCAACGGCATGGGCAAGACCACGACTGTGCGCTCGATCATGGGGTTGACGCCGGCGATGGCCGGCTCGATCCGCTTCGGCGGAAAAGAGATCGCGGGCCTGCCGTCGTTCCGCGTCGCCAAGCTCGGCATCGGTCTCGTGCCCGAGGGCCGGCAGATTTTCCCGAATCTGACGACGCGCGAGAACCTGGTCGCGACCGCGGCGAATTTCGGCAAGGCTGCAGACCCCTGGACGCTCGACAAGGTGCTCGAGCTTTTTCCGCATCTCGGCGAGCGGCTGTCGAACATGGGCAATCTGCTCTCGGGTGGCGAACAGCAGATGCTCGCCATCGGCCGCGCGCTGATGACCAATCCGCGATTGCTCATTCTCGACGAGGCGACCGAGGGCCTGGCGCCGCTCATTCGTGCCGAGATCTGGTCGTGCCTGACGCGGCTCAAGGCGGCCGGTCAGTCGATCCTGGTGATCGACAAGAACGTCGAGGCGCTGACCCGCATCGCCGACCGCCATTACATCATCGAGCGCGGCAAGGTGGTGTGGTCCGGCAATTCAGCGGCGCTTGCCGCAGCGCCCGACGTGCAGCATCAGTATCTCGGCATCTAG
- a CDS encoding ABC transporter ATP-binding protein, giving the protein MADAMLKVDGLTKRFGGIVASDNVGFEVARGELHAIIGPNGAGKTTLISQLAGELVPNAGRIEFDGRDITALRVHDRSLIGLARSFQITSLFPNFTALQNVTLAVQAHAGHSFRFWRDACSEPELCEPARAALDRVGIGHRADSKVVNMSHGEHRQIELAMALATKPRMLLLDEPMAGLGPDESSRMVKTLRELKRDVTILLIEHDMEAVFALADRITVLVYGRVIASGDPASIRANAEVRQAYLGEQEAVTHV; this is encoded by the coding sequence GTGGCTGACGCGATGCTCAAGGTCGACGGCCTGACCAAGCGCTTCGGCGGCATCGTCGCCTCGGACAATGTCGGCTTCGAGGTCGCGCGGGGAGAGCTGCACGCCATCATCGGCCCGAACGGCGCCGGCAAGACCACGCTGATCAGCCAGCTCGCCGGCGAACTCGTGCCGAACGCCGGACGCATCGAATTCGACGGGCGCGACATCACGGCGCTGCGGGTCCATGACCGCAGCCTGATCGGGCTTGCCCGCTCGTTCCAGATCACCTCGCTGTTTCCGAATTTCACGGCGCTGCAGAACGTCACGCTCGCGGTCCAGGCCCATGCGGGCCATTCGTTCCGGTTCTGGCGCGACGCATGCAGCGAGCCCGAGCTGTGCGAACCGGCGCGCGCGGCACTCGATCGGGTCGGCATCGGCCATCGCGCCGATTCCAAGGTGGTCAATATGAGCCACGGCGAGCATCGCCAGATCGAGCTCGCGATGGCGCTCGCCACCAAGCCGCGGATGCTGCTGCTCGACGAGCCGATGGCGGGGCTCGGGCCAGACGAGTCGAGCCGGATGGTGAAGACGCTGCGCGAGTTGAAGCGCGACGTGACGATCCTCCTGATCGAGCACGACATGGAGGCAGTGTTCGCGCTCGCCGACCGCATCACCGTGCTGGTCTACGGCCGCGTCATCGCCTCGGGCGATCCGGCTTCGATCCGCGCCAACGCCGAGGTACGGCAAGCCTATCTCGGCGAGCAGGAGGCGGTGACTCATGTCTGA
- a CDS encoding branched-chain amino acid ABC transporter permease has translation MSKSWFTPRNVFVAALLVVLALLPVYSSMIGNAFLLSLFTRILILGMAAVSLNLIMGFGGMVSFGHAAYLGIGGYAFGILAKEGITTGFIQWPVAIIVCGLFALVVGALCLRTRGVYFIMITLAFAQMAYYIAIALDRYGGDDGMTIYKRSEFGGFINLSNKTLFYYLCFALLLAAVYLVWRLVNSRFGMVIQGARSNERRMGAIGFPTFRYKLTCFVISGMLCGLSGVLLANHTDFINPSVMSWIRSGDLMVMAVLGGMGTVFGPVIGAVAFLLLEEGLSRLPEIGGVHLGEFPGLILGPMLLAVALYARGGIDGILTGLRRG, from the coding sequence ATGTCCAAGTCCTGGTTCACGCCCCGCAACGTCTTCGTTGCCGCGCTGCTCGTCGTGCTGGCGCTGCTGCCGGTCTATAGCTCCATGATCGGCAACGCGTTCCTGCTTTCTCTGTTCACCCGCATCCTGATCCTCGGCATGGCGGCGGTGAGCCTCAACCTCATCATGGGCTTCGGCGGCATGGTGAGCTTCGGCCATGCCGCCTATCTCGGCATCGGCGGCTATGCGTTCGGCATCCTCGCCAAGGAAGGCATCACCACGGGCTTCATCCAATGGCCGGTGGCGATCATCGTGTGCGGTCTGTTCGCGCTGGTGGTCGGCGCGCTGTGCCTTCGCACCCGCGGCGTCTACTTCATCATGATCACGCTCGCCTTCGCGCAGATGGCCTATTACATCGCGATCGCGCTCGACCGCTACGGCGGCGACGACGGCATGACAATCTACAAGCGCAGCGAATTCGGTGGCTTCATCAACCTCTCGAACAAGACGTTGTTCTACTACCTGTGCTTCGCGTTGTTGCTCGCCGCCGTCTATCTGGTCTGGCGGCTGGTCAATTCGCGCTTCGGCATGGTGATCCAGGGCGCGCGCTCCAACGAGCGGCGCATGGGCGCCATCGGCTTTCCGACGTTTCGCTACAAGCTCACCTGCTTCGTCATCTCCGGCATGCTCTGCGGGCTCTCGGGCGTGCTGCTCGCCAACCACACCGACTTCATCAATCCCTCGGTGATGAGCTGGATTCGCTCCGGCGATCTGATGGTGATGGCGGTGCTGGGCGGCATGGGCACTGTGTTCGGTCCGGTCATCGGCGCCGTGGCGTTCCTATTGCTGGAGGAGGGGCTGTCGCGCCTCCCCGAAATCGGCGGAGTTCATCTGGGCGAATTCCCGGGGCTGATTCTCGGGCCGATGCTGCTCGCGGTCGCGCTCTACGCGCGCGGCGGCATCGACGGCATTCTGACGGGGCTGCGCCGTGGCTGA
- a CDS encoding branched-chain amino acid ABC transporter permease, with the protein MLYFIEQCLNGIQLGMLLFLLAAGLTLIFGIMDLVNLAHGSLYMIGAYFAATFAAWTGSFVAGAALALVATLLVGMALEVLTIRKLYGRDHLDHVLGTFGLILFFNDAVRWIWGPAGMTLPLPSEMLTAVQVLPGVYYPAYRLVIIVATLVVAFLLYILVMRTRVGMLIRAGASNREMVGALGVNIKLLYTLVFGLGAALAGFAGLMQAPILTVQIGMGENILILAFVVIIIGGIGSIRGAFVAAIIVGLIDTIGRAFLPDLMRTFVSYSAGSSAGPALSSMIIYLLMAVVLVFRPEGLFPAARR; encoded by the coding sequence ATGCTGTATTTCATCGAGCAGTGTCTGAACGGCATCCAGCTGGGCATGCTGCTGTTCCTGCTGGCCGCTGGCCTGACGCTGATCTTCGGGATCATGGATCTGGTCAATCTGGCGCACGGCTCGCTCTACATGATCGGCGCCTATTTCGCCGCGACCTTTGCGGCGTGGACCGGAAGCTTCGTCGCCGGCGCAGCGCTCGCGCTGGTCGCGACGCTTCTGGTCGGCATGGCGCTCGAGGTGCTCACGATCCGAAAGCTCTACGGCCGCGACCATCTCGATCACGTGCTTGGCACCTTCGGGCTGATCCTGTTCTTCAACGATGCCGTGCGCTGGATCTGGGGCCCGGCCGGCATGACCTTGCCGCTGCCGAGCGAGATGCTGACGGCGGTGCAGGTGCTGCCCGGCGTCTACTATCCGGCCTATCGCCTTGTGATCATCGTGGCCACGCTCGTGGTCGCATTCCTGCTCTATATCCTGGTGATGCGGACGCGGGTCGGCATGCTCATTCGCGCCGGCGCCTCCAACCGTGAGATGGTCGGCGCGCTCGGCGTCAACATCAAGCTGCTCTACACGCTGGTGTTCGGGCTCGGCGCTGCGCTGGCGGGCTTCGCCGGCCTGATGCAGGCGCCGATCCTCACCGTGCAGATCGGCATGGGCGAGAACATCCTGATCCTGGCCTTCGTGGTGATCATCATCGGCGGTATCGGTTCGATCCGCGGCGCCTTTGTCGCCGCGATCATCGTGGGCCTGATCGACACCATCGGCCGCGCCTTCCTGCCCGACCTGATGCGGACCTTCGTGAGTTATAGCGCCGGCTCCTCGGCGGGGCCTGCGCTGTCGTCGATGATCATCTACCTGCTCATGGCCGTGGTGCTGGTGTTCCGGCCCGAAGGGCTGTTTCCGGCTGCCCGACGATGA
- a CDS encoding ABC transporter substrate-binding protein, whose product MKRTLLAACAIAAIVAADPAAAQQKTIKIGLISTFSGPPAAIGNDMRNSFELALDHLGRKLGGLPVEVIYEDDQTKPDVGVQKTQKLIESDKVDFVVGYIWSNVLLASLKPLVDSKTMTVVTNAGASQIAGEQCSPYVFSTSWNNDQTPQAVGLYMNQKGVKTAFLIGPNYAAGKDMLEGVAATFKGQIIGRELTRWPDQLDFSAELSKARAAKPDAIFAFYPGGAGVQFVTQYAQSGLKGQIPLYTAFTIDELSIPRLKDLAVGIPGAQEWVNDLPNAENKKFVADYKAKYKLAPSFYGAQTYDAAYLIDSALKATKGDTANKDALRKAMEKADFKSVRGGFKFGPNHIPIQNFYLQDVVKDGDDYRLKTVATIVENDQDKHHDKCKMPN is encoded by the coding sequence ATGAAACGCACTTTGCTTGCCGCCTGCGCGATCGCGGCGATTGTTGCCGCCGACCCGGCGGCGGCTCAGCAGAAGACCATCAAGATCGGTCTGATCTCGACCTTCAGCGGCCCGCCGGCCGCGATCGGCAACGACATGCGCAACTCGTTCGAGCTGGCGCTCGATCATCTCGGCCGCAAGCTCGGTGGCCTGCCGGTCGAGGTGATCTACGAGGACGACCAGACCAAGCCGGACGTCGGCGTGCAGAAGACCCAGAAGCTGATCGAGTCCGACAAGGTCGACTTCGTGGTCGGCTACATCTGGTCGAACGTGCTGCTCGCTTCGCTCAAGCCGCTGGTCGACAGCAAGACCATGACGGTGGTCACCAATGCGGGCGCCTCTCAGATCGCTGGCGAGCAGTGCTCGCCCTATGTGTTCTCGACCTCCTGGAACAACGACCAGACGCCGCAGGCCGTCGGCCTCTACATGAACCAGAAGGGCGTCAAGACCGCGTTCCTGATCGGCCCGAACTACGCCGCCGGCAAGGACATGCTCGAGGGCGTGGCTGCGACCTTCAAAGGCCAGATCATCGGCCGCGAGCTGACCCGTTGGCCGGACCAACTCGACTTCTCGGCGGAACTGTCGAAGGCGCGCGCGGCGAAACCCGACGCGATCTTCGCCTTCTATCCGGGCGGCGCCGGCGTGCAGTTCGTCACGCAATACGCGCAGTCGGGCCTGAAGGGCCAGATCCCGCTCTACACGGCGTTCACCATCGACGAGCTGTCGATCCCGCGGCTGAAAGACCTTGCGGTCGGCATCCCAGGCGCACAGGAGTGGGTCAACGACCTGCCGAACGCGGAGAACAAGAAGTTCGTCGCCGACTACAAGGCGAAGTACAAGCTTGCGCCGTCGTTCTACGGCGCGCAGACCTATGATGCGGCATACCTGATCGACAGCGCGCTGAAGGCCACCAAGGGCGACACCGCCAACAAGGATGCGCTGCGCAAGGCGATGGAAAAGGCCGATTTCAAGTCGGTACGCGGCGGCTTCAAGTTCGGCCCGAACCACATTCCGATCCAGAATTTCTATCTGCAGGACGTGGTGAAGGACGGCGACGACTACCGCCTGAAGACGGTCGCGACGATCGTCGAAAACGACCAGGACAAGCACCACGACAAGTGCAAGATGCCGAACTGA
- a CDS encoding benzoate-CoA ligase family protein, translating to MTSAANAVTPIPRQYNFAADILARNLNAGRGNKAAFIDSRGAWTYGQLAERVAKFAGLLNSLGVRREERVLICLLDTIDWPTAFLGCLKAGVVAVPVNTLMTEDDYRYMLADSRARVLVVSDALYPRFQKLIEETPDLHHVIVSGDNAHGRQSFEALIDNAKPSTETAPTACDDIAFWLYTSGSTGKPKGAVHVHADLKLTDDLYGGPFVGIAENDVCYSVAKLFFAYGLGNALTFPMSVGACTVLLADRPTPDGVTALLRQHAVTVFYGVPTFYAAFLANTNAPQRAELKLRRCVSAGEALPMDVGQRWVERYGVDILDGIGSTEMLHIFLSNRAGDVKYGTTGKPVPGYDCKLVGDDGAPVKPGEIGELLIRGPTSAIMYWNNREQSRLTFMGEWTRSGDKYLQDEQGYYVYCGRRDDMLKVSGLYVSPFEVEGALATHPDVLEAAVVAWPDADTLIKPKAYVVLKDQTKVADAAARDAMSRVLQDHVKSRLAPFKYPRWIEFRTDLPKTATGKIQRFKLRSEASPR from the coding sequence ATGACGTCGGCGGCCAACGCGGTGACTCCGATTCCGCGCCAATACAATTTCGCCGCCGACATCCTCGCGCGCAACCTCAACGCCGGCCGGGGCAACAAGGCCGCCTTCATCGATTCACGCGGCGCCTGGACCTATGGCCAACTGGCCGAGCGGGTGGCGAAGTTTGCGGGTCTGCTGAACTCGCTCGGCGTCCGCCGCGAGGAGCGGGTGCTGATCTGCCTGCTCGACACCATCGACTGGCCGACCGCGTTTCTCGGTTGCCTCAAGGCTGGCGTCGTCGCTGTGCCGGTCAACACGCTGATGACCGAGGACGACTACCGCTACATGCTGGCCGACAGCCGCGCGCGCGTGCTCGTGGTGTCGGACGCGCTCTATCCGCGTTTTCAGAAGCTGATCGAAGAAACTCCGGACCTCCACCACGTCATCGTCTCGGGCGACAACGCGCATGGCCGCCAATCGTTTGAAGCGTTGATCGACAATGCGAAGCCCAGCACCGAGACCGCGCCGACAGCCTGCGACGACATCGCGTTCTGGCTCTACACCTCGGGCTCGACCGGCAAGCCGAAGGGCGCGGTGCATGTGCACGCCGACCTCAAGCTCACCGACGATCTCTATGGCGGGCCGTTCGTCGGCATCGCCGAGAACGACGTCTGCTATTCGGTGGCGAAGCTGTTCTTCGCCTACGGCCTCGGCAACGCGCTGACCTTTCCGATGTCGGTCGGCGCCTGCACGGTTCTGCTCGCCGACCGGCCGACGCCCGATGGCGTGACGGCGCTCCTTCGCCAGCACGCCGTGACGGTTTTCTATGGCGTGCCGACGTTCTATGCAGCGTTCCTGGCGAACACGAATGCGCCGCAGCGCGCCGAACTGAAGCTCCGCCGCTGTGTCTCCGCTGGCGAGGCCTTGCCGATGGATGTGGGGCAGCGCTGGGTCGAGCGTTACGGCGTCGACATTCTCGACGGCATCGGCTCGACCGAGATGCTGCACATCTTCCTGTCGAACCGCGCGGGCGACGTGAAGTACGGCACCACCGGCAAGCCTGTGCCGGGCTACGACTGCAAGCTCGTCGGCGACGACGGCGCGCCGGTGAAGCCGGGCGAGATCGGCGAACTGCTGATCCGAGGACCAACGTCCGCAATCATGTACTGGAACAACCGCGAGCAGTCGCGCTTGACCTTCATGGGCGAGTGGACGCGCTCCGGCGACAAATATCTCCAGGACGAGCAGGGCTACTACGTCTACTGCGGCCGGCGCGACGACATGCTGAAAGTGTCGGGACTCTACGTGTCGCCTTTCGAGGTCGAGGGCGCGCTCGCCACCCATCCGGACGTGCTCGAGGCGGCCGTGGTGGCCTGGCCGGACGCCGACACGCTGATCAAGCCCAAGGCCTACGTGGTGCTCAAGGATCAGACCAAAGTCGCAGACGCTGCGGCTCGTGACGCGATGTCGCGGGTGCTCCAGGATCACGTCAAATCACGGCTCGCGCCCTTCAAATACCCGCGTTGGATCGAGTTCCGGACAGACTTGCCGAAGACCGCAACAGGAAAGATCCAGCGCTTCAAATTGCGCAGTGAGGCCAGCCCGCGCTAA
- a CDS encoding cobalamin-independent methionine synthase II family protein, translating into MITSRDRILTTHVGSLPRNEKLSDLLMAQDEGKPVDAKVMAGEMDNAVRHVVKAQMEAGIDVGNDGEQGRVGFQTYVPQRMSGFAGVSKRRRGLEFEEFPELLAYLMRRFPNPTKSQQGAPEAQADIKYVDLKPITDETARFNKIASELGAFSERFMTAASPGIISTTMLNAHYESHDAYLDAIAREMSKEYQAVHKAGLILQIDAPDLAMDRTMMYRDLSDSEFVKRCERHVATINKGIEGIPRDRVRLHVCYGNWEGPHIHDIPLEKILPALYTADVGALSIEFSNPRHAHEYSALKKHKLPPHMLLIPGVVETTSNFVEHPEVVARRIEEAVSVVGDRERVIASTDCGFGTFTKREWVIEPVVWLKLKSLREGADIASQRLWGKKVA; encoded by the coding sequence ATGATCACGAGCCGGGACCGCATCCTCACCACCCATGTCGGCAGCTTGCCGCGCAACGAAAAGCTGTCGGACCTGCTGATGGCGCAGGACGAAGGCAAGCCCGTCGACGCCAAGGTCATGGCCGGCGAGATGGACAACGCGGTGCGCCATGTGGTGAAGGCGCAGATGGAAGCCGGCATCGACGTCGGCAATGACGGCGAGCAGGGCCGGGTCGGCTTCCAGACCTATGTGCCGCAGCGCATGTCCGGCTTCGCCGGCGTGTCGAAGCGCCGCCGTGGCCTCGAGTTCGAGGAATTTCCCGAGCTGCTCGCCTACCTGATGCGCCGCTTCCCGAACCCGACCAAGAGCCAGCAGGGGGCGCCCGAAGCACAGGCCGACATCAAGTATGTCGACCTCAAGCCGATCACCGACGAGACCGCGCGCTTCAACAAAATCGCCAGCGAGCTTGGCGCGTTCTCCGAGCGCTTCATGACCGCGGCCTCGCCCGGCATCATCTCGACCACGATGCTGAACGCTCACTACGAATCGCACGACGCCTATCTCGACGCCATCGCGCGCGAGATGAGCAAGGAATACCAGGCGGTGCACAAGGCCGGGCTGATCCTGCAGATCGATGCGCCCGATCTCGCGATGGATCGCACCATGATGTACCGCGATCTTTCCGACAGCGAGTTCGTCAAACGCTGCGAGCGCCACGTCGCCACCATCAACAAGGGCATCGAGGGCATTCCGCGCGACCGCGTTCGGCTCCATGTCTGCTACGGAAACTGGGAAGGTCCGCACATCCACGACATCCCGCTGGAGAAGATCCTGCCGGCGCTCTACACCGCCGATGTCGGCGCGCTGTCGATCGAGTTCTCCAACCCGCGCCACGCCCACGAATATTCGGCGCTGAAGAAGCACAAGCTGCCGCCACACATGCTGCTCATTCCGGGTGTGGTCGAAACCACGTCGAACTTCGTCGAGCATCCCGAGGTGGTGGCCCGGCGGATCGAGGAGGCGGTGTCGGTGGTCGGCGACCGCGAGCGCGTGATCGCCTCGACCGACTGCGGCTTCGGCACCTTCACCAAGCGCGAATGGGTGATCGAGCCGGTGGTCTGGCTGAAGCTCAAGTCGTTGCGCGAGGGTGCGGACATTGCGTCGCAGCGGCTGTGGGGCAAGAAGGTTGCCTAG
- a CDS encoding Bug family tripartite tricarboxylate transporter substrate binding protein: MPFARLARALSLATAVFAATALPAMAQSTDQWPERPVRIIVPLGAGGPADLVSRYLGQQLSERFKQSFVIENRPGASGIIGTGEAAKAAPDGYTLLAVASPHVNLEILAHNKPYQLMRDFVTVAMCCSTDAVLVVSPKVPAKTVAELIALAKAQPGKLTFASSGPGSNKHLGGELFKLLTGTDILHVAYKGSTGARNDIIGGHVDMMFDEVPSVAPNVLAGQVRALGVTGKTRSKALPDVPTVAETVPGYEHTGWFGIMAPTGTPKPIVDRLNEAIRAIVAKPEVQAYWEKQDTQTMSMTPAESEAFIKADIEKWTKVVKAANIKLE; encoded by the coding sequence ATGCCCTTCGCTCGTCTTGCACGCGCCTTAAGCCTTGCGACCGCCGTCTTCGCCGCCACCGCGCTTCCCGCGATGGCGCAATCAACCGATCAATGGCCGGAACGTCCGGTCCGCATCATCGTGCCGCTCGGCGCCGGCGGACCGGCCGACCTGGTCTCCCGCTACCTCGGGCAACAGCTCAGCGAGCGGTTCAAGCAGTCGTTCGTGATCGAGAATCGTCCGGGTGCCTCCGGCATCATCGGCACCGGCGAAGCCGCCAAGGCGGCGCCGGATGGCTACACGCTCCTGGCGGTAGCCTCGCCGCACGTCAATCTCGAAATCCTCGCCCACAACAAGCCCTACCAGTTGATGCGCGACTTCGTCACGGTGGCGATGTGCTGCTCCACGGACGCCGTTCTGGTCGTGAGCCCCAAGGTGCCGGCCAAGACCGTGGCGGAGCTGATCGCACTCGCCAAGGCCCAGCCCGGCAAGCTCACGTTTGCCTCGTCCGGCCCAGGCTCGAACAAGCATCTGGGCGGTGAGCTGTTCAAGCTCCTGACCGGCACCGACATCCTGCACGTTGCCTACAAAGGCTCGACCGGCGCCCGCAACGACATCATCGGCGGCCACGTCGACATGATGTTCGACGAGGTGCCATCGGTCGCTCCGAACGTGCTGGCTGGACAGGTCCGCGCGCTCGGCGTCACCGGTAAGACGCGCTCCAAGGCCTTGCCGGACGTGCCGACAGTCGCCGAGACCGTGCCCGGCTACGAGCACACCGGCTGGTTCGGCATCATGGCGCCGACCGGGACGCCGAAGCCGATCGTCGATCGGCTCAACGAAGCGATCAGGGCGATTGTCGCCAAGCCCGAGGTGCAGGCCTATTGGGAGAAGCAGGACACCCAGACGATGTCGATGACGCCCGCGGAGTCCGAGGCGTTCATCAAGGCCGATATCGAGAAATGGACGAAGGTCGTTAAGGCCGCGAACATCAAGCTTGAGTGA
- a CDS encoding MaoC family dehydratase encodes MSTDTLVRTRLYLEDLQPGMIHRSEGEPVTMDAESIKAFARQFDPQPFHLDEGTAAKTFFKGLAASGWHTAAVTMRLLVEGGLPLAGGIIGAGVEEVRWPRPVRPGDRLRVESEVLEVRPSRSRPEQGIAKVRTTTLNQNGEPVQIMTSNLVVQRRSV; translated from the coding sequence ATGTCGACCGACACCTTGGTACGCACCCGGCTCTATCTCGAGGACTTGCAGCCCGGAATGATCCATCGCTCCGAGGGCGAGCCGGTGACGATGGATGCCGAGAGCATCAAGGCGTTCGCGCGGCAGTTCGATCCGCAACCGTTTCATCTCGACGAGGGAACCGCGGCCAAGACTTTTTTCAAAGGCCTTGCGGCGAGCGGCTGGCACACCGCGGCCGTGACGATGAGGCTTTTGGTCGAAGGCGGGCTGCCGCTCGCCGGTGGCATCATCGGCGCGGGTGTCGAGGAGGTGCGTTGGCCGCGGCCGGTGCGGCCGGGCGACCGGCTGCGGGTGGAAAGCGAGGTTCTGGAGGTGCGGCCGTCGCGCTCGCGGCCGGAGCAGGGGATCGCCAAGGTTCGCACCACGACGCTGAACCAGAACGGCGAGCCGGTTCAGATCATGACGTCGAATCTCGTGGTGCAGCGGCGGTCAGTGTAA